From Agelaius phoeniceus isolate bAgePho1 chromosome 27, bAgePho1.hap1, whole genome shotgun sequence, one genomic window encodes:
- the LOC143695939 gene encoding uncharacterized protein LOC143695939, with translation MSMENQKLLKALVAVVATLGKVAAAVTGSHRDVRRRVSPKFLHAALRRFTQSLRETLDHGDVTSLGHRGVPSLGQALAQALAALGATPGTTWADVRATAKAWRELVAALRERWDQLHEEADELCKTCWDATPSWAKHMWLKATFRERPGDNLVATPWWLPVTLDRVEEASAGATHDAQVAMATSEEEEPTSEAMDEAVVATSRVRAATWRGHWAVVALGPLKRLMDACDKAMEFTWDMQCQLEEIEDTLKWTEMFPNVLEALVADVAEFERLWEASTRLASHHLLPTLWDIHNLLLSPYAGPGGPGGLGGPVSRAVAKRCRKAIKDIPRLLQGQ, from the exons ATGAGCATGGAGAACCAAAAG ctgctgaaGGCGCTGGTAGCCGTGGTGGCCACCCTGGGCAAGGTGGCGGCTGCAGTGACCGGGTCACACAGGGATGTGCGGCGGCGCGTGTCCCCAAAGTTCCTGCACGCCGCCCTGAGGAGATTCACCCAGAGCCTCCGTGAGACCCTGGACCACGGCGATGTCACCTCCCTGGGCCACCgcggtgtcccctccctgggccaGGCGCTGGCCCAGGCCCTGGCCGCCCTCGGGGCCACCCCTGGGACCACCTGGGCCGATGTGAGAGCCACGGCCAAGGCCTGGCGGGAGTTGGTGGCCGCGCTCAGGGAGAGATGGGACCAGCTGCACGAGGAGGCTGATGAGCTGTGCAAGACCTGCTGGGACGCGACCCCCTCCTGGGCCAAGCACATGTGGTTAAAGGCCACCTTCAGGGAGAGACCTGGGGACAACCTGGTGGCCACACCCTGGTGGCTGCCGGTGACCCTGGACAGGGTTGAGGAGGCCTCGGCAGGGGCCACGCATGATGCTCAGGTGGCAATGGCCACCAGTGAGGAAGAGGAACCCACCAGCGAGGCCATGGATGAGGCTGTGGTGGCCACCAGCCGAGTGAGGGCAGCCACCTGGAGGGGACATTGGGCAGTGGTGGCCCTGGGGCCACTGAAGCGTTTGATGGACGCGTGTGACAAAGCCATGGAGTTCACCTGGGACATGCAGTGCCAGCTCGAGGAGATTGAGGACACCCTGAAGTGGACAGAGATGTTCCCCAATGTCCTTGAGGCCTTGGTGGCCGATGTGGCTGAGTTTGAGCGGCTGTGGGAGGCCAGCACCCGCCTGGCCTCGCATCACCTGCTGCCGACACTGTGGGATATCCACAACCTCCTCTTGAGTCCCTATGCTGGCCCAGGTGGCCCCGGTGGCCTGGGTGGCCCTGTCAGCCGTGCAGTGGCCAAGCGGTGCCGAAAAGCCATCAAGGACATCCCAAGGCTGCTACAGGGACAGTGA